The following nucleotide sequence is from Roseivirga sp. BDSF3-8.
AAAAATATTAAATCACTATGGCTTGGTTAATTCCCAACCGACGACGTACCCACCTGCTAAAGGCAGACCAACAGCCCGCCTTTTACAAATACATAGACACCCCTGAGTTTTCATACGGCAGGTGGAAATCATTATCACAAGGAAAAATAGGCAGCTTTTCTTCAGTTCCCACCCCTAAGGTCGCTATTATCGGCGCCGGACTCGCAGGACTTTCATCAGCCTATGAGCTACTTAAGTGTGGGGTAGACGTTACCCTCTTTGAGGCCAGCCAACGCATTGGTGGTCGCCTCTACAGCAAAAAGTTTGAAGAAGGTAGCCCCGAAATAGCCGAGCTGGGCGCCATGCGATTTCCCCCTTCCGAAGAACTGCTCTTTGACTACTTCAAAGAGTTTAACATCCCGACAACCCCCAACTTTCCGGATCCCCTTTCAGTAAATACCATCATTAGCTATAAGAACAGTACCCATAGTATTCCTGCCGGAGGAAACGTACCCGATGAGTTTGACAATGTCTATACCGGCTGGAATGCCCTCATCGATAATGGCGCTACAGTAACCTATACAGACGCCGCTGGCAATAAGCAAACCGTAGTCCTCGCCGCCCCCGCTGAGCTTGAAAAGGCCATGCAACTGGACAAAGAAGGCACCCCCCTAAACACCACCCTCGACCCTGTAGCTGAGTGGAAAAAGTACCTCGATGTCTTTAACAACAAAAGCCTCTTCGATGGCCTCGTTACCATCTTCAACGGGCCCAACCCTCCCGGTGGCACCACTTGGAACTACCCCGAAGACTACGAGCGCTTCGCCTCCCTAGGAGCCGGATTCGGAGGCTTCGGCCCCCTGTATGAAGCCGGATTCCTCGAAATTATCCGGCTGGTAATCAATGGCCTTGAGTCCAACCAGGTTTTCGTACCCAGCGGTATAGAAGAAGTTGCCTATAACCTGTACAATACCGAAGTTTCCCTGCCCCATGGCGGCACTACCACCGTTGCCAGCCACTGCCAGACCAATACCCCCGTCGGCGGAGTCTATAAGCAGGGAGACAAAATAGCCATCCTATCACCCAGTGGTGAGCAGCTCGGCACATTTGACCGCGTCATAGTAGCCACCACCCAGCGCGCCATGGAGATCGACGCCAACCTCGGGCTTTTTTCGGAATTCACTCAGAACAACATTCCTTACCAACCCACACTGCCCCCTGAGGCTGCCCAATCTATTCGTGACATCCATATCATGAACTCTTCCAAGACCTTCATCCGCACAGAGACAAAATTCTGGGAAGGCCTAAGCGATCAGACACGCTGTATCCTCAGCGACTCACTCTCCGCCAACCTATACACCCTCGACTATGGCGGACAGTACGGTGTCGTACTCGTATCATACGTATGGGGCGACCAGTCCATCAAGCAGGTTTCTTTCCAAAACCCCGAAAAGCGCCTCGCTATGCTGCGCAAGGCCATCATGCCCTTTGCGCCTGATTTCGCCGCAAACCTGTACCCACTCAATAACGACTATGAGAACAATGTACAAATGATCGACTGGGAGCTTCAGCCCTACTACTACGGTGCCTTTAAGCTAAACCGCCCCGGTCAGGACCACTACGTACAAACCGCCTTCTACCACTACCAGCAGGCGGCAAAAGCCACCCAGGGCCAGGTATACCTCGCCGGCGACAGCATCTCCTGGACAGGAGGCTGGACAGAAGGCGCCCTGCAGACCGCCATGAATGCCTGCTGCGCCGTCGTGCAGTCACTGGGTGGAAGCCTTAACTCCCCCGGTTACAACCCCATAAGCTCCCTTAGCCCCCATGTGTATGACTACAATGTGGCGAATGGGTGATCTATTTTAATTCAGAATGTATTGGAAAAAGGGGTGCCGGAATGCATCCCTTTATTTTTGCCCCAAAGCCATCAGATCATACTCATGGCTAATGTGCTCCTGCTCAAGCCGGA
It contains:
- a CDS encoding flavin monoamine oxidase family protein, with protein sequence MAWLIPNRRRTHLLKADQQPAFYKYIDTPEFSYGRWKSLSQGKIGSFSSVPTPKVAIIGAGLAGLSSAYELLKCGVDVTLFEASQRIGGRLYSKKFEEGSPEIAELGAMRFPPSEELLFDYFKEFNIPTTPNFPDPLSVNTIISYKNSTHSIPAGGNVPDEFDNVYTGWNALIDNGATVTYTDAAGNKQTVVLAAPAELEKAMQLDKEGTPLNTTLDPVAEWKKYLDVFNNKSLFDGLVTIFNGPNPPGGTTWNYPEDYERFASLGAGFGGFGPLYEAGFLEIIRLVINGLESNQVFVPSGIEEVAYNLYNTEVSLPHGGTTTVASHCQTNTPVGGVYKQGDKIAILSPSGEQLGTFDRVIVATTQRAMEIDANLGLFSEFTQNNIPYQPTLPPEAAQSIRDIHIMNSSKTFIRTETKFWEGLSDQTRCILSDSLSANLYTLDYGGQYGVVLVSYVWGDQSIKQVSFQNPEKRLAMLRKAIMPFAPDFAANLYPLNNDYENNVQMIDWELQPYYYGAFKLNRPGQDHYVQTAFYHYQQAAKATQGQVYLAGDSISWTGGWTEGALQTAMNACCAVVQSLGGSLNSPGYNPISSLSPHVYDYNVANG